A portion of the Calothrix sp. 336/3 genome contains these proteins:
- the nagZ gene encoding beta-N-acetylhexosaminidase: protein MSDIQRFGNHLIIGIAGTKLNDEDKRLLSDLKPVGIVFYGKNFLHDTDYETWLHSFGELIKGIRQYTERERMLLSIDHEGGRVIRPPAPITRFPDAFSQGAKGRQVAQAMAVELKSLGINVSWSPVADIFSNPDNPIIGSRAFSNNAESAAEYAIECYKGLQEAGIIACAKHFPGHGDTSKDSHLELPVLHLTEEELWQRELIPFQKLIQQQIPMVMTAHILFPKIDAEVPATLSQKILTGILREKLGFTGVIVSDDLDMAAVARMYSNSGTVAKTLNAGCDLLMVSRNLPASSPERIYQIGRDFAESLNQGSLQESVVVAAQERIENLLQQTPQYRVVFLDADVLQYHSELAIACSQ, encoded by the coding sequence ATGAGTGATATACAAAGATTTGGTAATCATTTAATTATCGGCATCGCTGGCACAAAATTGAATGATGAAGATAAACGCTTGTTAAGTGATTTAAAACCCGTGGGAATTGTCTTTTATGGCAAAAACTTTCTCCACGATACCGATTATGAAACGTGGTTGCACAGTTTTGGAGAATTAATTAAGGGAATCCGCCAATATACAGAGCGAGAAAGGATGCTCCTTAGTATAGACCATGAGGGGGGGCGAGTAATTCGTCCACCTGCCCCTATTACCAGATTCCCCGATGCGTTTTCCCAAGGTGCTAAGGGGCGGCAAGTTGCCCAAGCCATGGCAGTAGAATTAAAATCTCTTGGTATAAATGTTTCCTGGTCTCCGGTTGCCGATATTTTTTCTAATCCTGACAATCCAATCATTGGCTCTCGCGCTTTCAGTAATAATGCAGAGTCAGCTGCGGAGTATGCTATCGAATGCTACAAAGGATTGCAGGAAGCTGGGATTATTGCCTGTGCTAAACATTTTCCCGGACATGGGGATACTAGTAAAGACTCCCATTTAGAATTGCCAGTTTTGCACCTCACAGAGGAGGAATTGTGGCAAAGGGAATTAATTCCTTTCCAAAAGCTGATTCAGCAGCAGATTCCCATGGTAATGACAGCGCATATTCTTTTCCCGAAAATTGATGCAGAGGTTCCTGCAACCCTTTCTCAGAAGATTCTCACGGGGATATTACGGGAAAAATTGGGTTTTACTGGGGTGATTGTCTCCGATGATTTGGATATGGCAGCCGTGGCTAGGATGTATAGTAATTCTGGAACCGTGGCGAAAACCTTGAACGCTGGTTGTGATTTGCTCATGGTATCGCGGAATTTACCCGCATCTTCCCCAGAGCGAATTTATCAGATTGGGAGGGATTTTGCTGAATCTTTAAATCAGGGCAGTTTACAGGAATCGGTGGTGGTTGCTGCTCAGGAAAGAATTGAAAATTTATTGCAGCAAACTCCCCAGTATCGTGTCGTTTTTCTGGATGCAGATGTTTTGCAATATCATTCAGAATTGGCGATCGCCTGCTCTCAATAA
- a CDS encoding GH3 auxin-responsive promoter family protein, with product MIFKFIIRIFRLLLYPARRKFYRALHNPQLAQQKVQKAIFPNLINSEYGKSLSITNIEDWQQIPIISYQDIEPWITQQRENKISLLTPEKIKFYEQTSGSSGAAKFIPYTQSLLGSFSQMFCVWAEDLIAHGAKFTTGKIYFCISPVLQSQDEKFQGENRINNDDSEYLDGWLRWFLRPFLVSIPKISGLRSGKEFKHQLALTLLAEDKLEIISIWSPTFLKVILDYIQENREILAQELENKISLQRCQMLQGETINWQDMWTELKLISCWDRVNAADSAAYLRSCFPRVLVQGKGLLATEAPMTIPLIPSQGCVPILDEVFFEFLDTQGNIHLLHELVVGEEYEVIISQKGGLYRYRIGDRLGVSHYYLQTPCLEFLGRTQQISDLVGEKLNSTFVMEVCASLPLDEKSFRAIVPVKYPQEHYLLLLEKIDIDAEIIARKLDIALQASPQYRHARLLGQLQPIRVIVSSKIPEIITNYQISCGKRWGDLKHEILMTKPIPRDLLIEIEKLVNK from the coding sequence ATGATATTCAAATTTATCATTAGAATTTTTCGTTTACTTCTGTATCCGGCTCGACGAAAATTTTACCGAGCCTTACACAATCCTCAGCTAGCACAACAAAAAGTCCAAAAAGCTATTTTTCCTAATTTGATTAACAGCGAGTATGGCAAATCCCTATCTATTACTAATATCGAAGATTGGCAGCAAATACCCATTATCAGCTATCAAGATATAGAACCATGGATAACTCAACAACGAGAAAATAAAATATCTCTACTCACCCCCGAAAAAATTAAATTTTATGAACAGACATCAGGGAGTAGTGGTGCGGCTAAATTTATTCCCTATACCCAATCTCTCCTAGGTTCCTTCAGTCAAATGTTCTGCGTTTGGGCAGAGGATTTAATTGCCCATGGAGCGAAATTTACTACAGGTAAAATCTATTTTTGCATCTCACCTGTACTGCAAAGTCAAGATGAAAAGTTTCAGGGAGAAAATAGAATTAATAATGATGATAGTGAATATTTAGATGGCTGGTTACGCTGGTTTTTACGTCCGTTCCTAGTCTCTATTCCAAAAATATCTGGTTTACGTAGTGGAAAGGAATTTAAACATCAACTGGCTCTGACTTTATTAGCAGAAGATAAGTTAGAAATTATCTCTATCTGGAGCCCCACATTTTTAAAAGTTATCCTTGATTATATTCAAGAAAATCGAGAAATTTTAGCCCAGGAATTAGAAAACAAAATTTCTCTACAACGCTGCCAAATGCTCCAAGGAGAAACAATTAACTGGCAGGATATGTGGACAGAACTAAAATTAATTTCCTGCTGGGATAGGGTAAATGCTGCTGATAGTGCTGCCTATTTACGCTCCTGTTTTCCTAGGGTTTTGGTGCAGGGTAAAGGACTTTTAGCAACAGAAGCACCCATGACAATTCCCTTAATTCCTTCCCAGGGTTGTGTACCAATATTAGATGAGGTATTTTTTGAGTTTTTAGATACTCAGGGAAATATTCATTTATTGCATGAATTAGTCGTAGGTGAAGAGTATGAGGTGATTATCTCACAAAAGGGTGGTTTGTATCGTTATCGCATTGGCGATCGCCTAGGTGTTTCCCATTACTATTTACAAACTCCCTGTTTAGAATTCCTGGGACGTACTCAACAAATTAGTGACTTAGTAGGAGAAAAGTTAAACTCTACTTTTGTCATGGAAGTTTGTGCTAGTTTACCCCTAGATGAAAAATCCTTCAGAGCAATTGTACCAGTTAAATATCCCCAAGAACATTATCTTTTATTACTAGAAAAAATAGATATTGACGCGGAAATTATTGCGAGAAAATTAGATATTGCCCTGCAAGCTTCTCCTCAATATCGTCATGCTCGGTTGCTAGGGCAATTACAACCCATTCGAGTCATTGTTTCCTCAAAAATTCCGGAAATTATCACTAATTATCAAATCAGTTGTGGAAAAAGATGGGGAGATTTAAAGCACGAAATTTTGATGACGAAACCCATTCCTAGAGATTTACTCATAGAGATAGAAAAACTAGTAAATAAATAA
- a CDS encoding N-acetyltransferase produces the protein MLIELPPGYSIRRGSTLERSLLVKFMQRTYQEMTEQENFAHLAYTVEQYFSSETPLWWVEISSEGNGKKQIPIACLWLGNAIDQVTGDRHTHIFLLYVLPEHRRQGIGKALMIYAENWAINHGDKQISLQVFANNHPAINLYHQLNYQTQSLWMKKFL, from the coding sequence ATGTTGATTGAATTACCACCGGGTTATAGCATTCGTCGTGGCTCAACTTTAGAGCGATCGCTCTTGGTAAAGTTTATGCAGCGAACTTATCAGGAGATGACTGAGCAAGAGAATTTTGCCCACTTAGCATATACCGTTGAACAGTACTTTTCTTCTGAGACTCCTCTGTGGTGGGTAGAGATATCTTCGGAAGGGAATGGTAAAAAGCAAATTCCCATTGCTTGTCTGTGGTTGGGAAATGCTATTGATCAAGTAACTGGCGATCGCCACACCCATATTTTTCTTCTTTACGTGTTACCTGAGCATCGTCGTCAAGGAATAGGTAAAGCTTTAATGATATATGCAGAAAACTGGGCAATCAACCATGGTGATAAGCAAATTAGTTTACAAGTATTTGCGAATAATCACCCTGCGATTAATTTATATCATCAATTGAACTATCAAACTCAGTCTTTGTGGATGAAAAAGTTTCTATAG
- a CDS encoding AmpG family muropeptide MFS transporter: MTTLLLIGFGSGLPLLLIGDALKTWMSREQVDIAVIGLTSLVNLPYSWKFFWSPFLDRFTLPFLGRRRGWLIVTQIALMVAIAVLGFQQPKQALQLLAINAFVIAFLSATQDIAADAYRVDVLEPLEMGFGAAVFTLGYRIATLAGGSLALILADRLPWSSVYIIMAATMIIGILGTLFAPEPQQITPPTSLRDAVFLPFWEFFQRRGVVSALLIILFVTLYRLGDALLNNMSITFLVQMGFTNTDIGKIRGGMGILATIVGTLTGGAILRQIGINRSLWIFGILQALSNLAYFALAQPQVGKNYQMLLVAINVENFCGGLGTIAFVAFLMSLCNQQFSATQYALLSSLMAVSRDILAAPAGAIAKSTGWSTFFLISIAAALPGLLLLPIFAPWNQPPAAMSRPGLDEEDDLWGKN, from the coding sequence ATGACAACTTTGTTGTTAATAGGTTTTGGTTCGGGTTTACCCTTGTTGTTAATTGGTGATGCTCTCAAAACCTGGATGAGTCGAGAACAAGTTGATATTGCAGTCATTGGTTTGACGAGTCTTGTCAATTTACCATATTCCTGGAAGTTCTTCTGGTCGCCATTTCTCGATCGCTTTACCCTACCATTTTTGGGTAGACGTAGGGGTTGGTTGATTGTGACTCAAATTGCTTTAATGGTGGCGATCGCCGTTCTTGGTTTTCAGCAACCCAAGCAAGCGTTACAACTCTTAGCAATTAATGCGTTCGTGATTGCTTTTTTAAGTGCGACTCAGGATATTGCTGCGGATGCTTACCGGGTAGATGTTTTGGAACCCTTAGAGATGGGTTTCGGAGCGGCAGTTTTTACCCTTGGCTACCGGATTGCCACATTGGCAGGGGGTTCCCTAGCTCTAATTTTAGCTGACCGCCTACCCTGGTCATCGGTCTATATAATTATGGCAGCTACCATGATCATTGGGATTTTGGGTACTTTGTTTGCTCCAGAACCTCAACAAATCACCCCCCCTACTTCCCTCAGAGATGCAGTTTTTTTGCCCTTTTGGGAGTTTTTTCAACGCCGGGGTGTAGTCTCTGCTCTCCTAATTATCCTCTTTGTCACTTTATATCGATTAGGGGATGCGTTATTGAATAATATGTCGATAACATTCCTGGTGCAGATGGGCTTCACCAATACCGATATTGGGAAAATTCGTGGGGGTATGGGAATACTTGCCACTATCGTGGGAACTTTGACTGGTGGAGCAATACTGAGACAAATTGGTATTAATCGTTCCCTGTGGATATTTGGCATACTGCAAGCACTGAGTAACTTAGCTTACTTTGCCCTAGCGCAACCCCAGGTAGGAAAAAATTACCAAATGCTGTTAGTTGCTATCAATGTAGAAAACTTCTGTGGTGGTTTGGGAACAATCGCCTTTGTCGCTTTTTTGATGAGTCTCTGCAATCAACAATTCTCGGCGACCCAGTATGCCTTACTTTCTAGTTTAATGGCGGTCAGTCGAGATATATTAGCAGCACCAGCTGGAGCGATCGCCAAAAGCACAGGATGGTCAACATTTTTTCTCATTAGTATTGCGGCGGCTTTACCTGGGTTACTATTATTACCTATATTCGCTCCGTGGAATCAACCCCCGGCAGCCATGTCTAGACCAGGATTAGATGAAGAGGATGATTTATGGGGCAAAAATTAG
- the mtnA gene encoding S-methyl-5-thioribose-1-phosphate isomerase has product MTQNNPVYPVIWHNDSVSLIDQTRLPGEYSFVEISRSADMAQAIKTMIVRGAPAIGVAAAYGMYLGAREIATENRDEFLRCLEQVAEMLRATRPTAVNLFWAISRMMKVAYETIGTVEDIQKVMLQTAQAINSEDIQTCLAIGDHGLKALPQTPEKLTILTHCNAGALATAGYGTALGVVRSAWSEGRLTRVFADETRPRLQGAKLTAWECVQEGIPVTVITDSMAAHCMKQGLIHAVVVGADRIAANGDSANKIGTYHLAIAAQYHNIPFFVAAPLSTVDFNISDGSQIPIEERNPEEIYHVGEATLTPLGAEFYNPAFDVTPAELITAIITEHGAFAPGELKDFQEKQVN; this is encoded by the coding sequence ATGACTCAGAATAACCCAGTTTATCCGGTGATTTGGCACAACGATTCTGTATCATTAATTGACCAAACTCGTCTACCTGGTGAATATAGTTTCGTAGAGATTAGCCGCAGTGCAGATATGGCACAGGCAATTAAAACTATGATTGTTCGTGGTGCGCCGGCAATTGGTGTAGCTGCTGCCTATGGGATGTATTTAGGGGCAAGGGAAATCGCCACGGAGAACCGTGATGAATTTTTGCGCTGTCTAGAGCAGGTAGCCGAAATGTTGCGGGCAACCCGTCCCACAGCCGTGAATTTATTCTGGGCAATATCGCGGATGATGAAAGTAGCCTATGAGACTATAGGTACGGTAGAAGACATTCAAAAAGTTATGTTGCAAACTGCCCAAGCGATTAATTCAGAAGATATTCAAACTTGCTTGGCGATTGGCGACCATGGGTTAAAAGCCTTACCACAGACACCAGAAAAACTCACGATTCTCACCCACTGTAATGCGGGAGCTTTAGCCACGGCGGGTTATGGTACTGCCCTCGGCGTGGTACGCTCGGCTTGGAGTGAAGGACGTTTAACACGGGTATTCGCCGATGAAACCCGTCCCAGGTTGCAAGGAGCAAAGTTAACAGCTTGGGAATGTGTGCAAGAAGGGATTCCGGTGACAGTGATTACTGATAGTATGGCAGCCCATTGTATGAAGCAAGGTTTAATTCATGCCGTAGTTGTGGGTGCAGATAGAATTGCGGCAAATGGGGATAGTGCGAATAAAATCGGGACTTACCACTTGGCGATCGCCGCCCAATACCACAATATACCTTTCTTTGTTGCTGCACCTTTGTCAACTGTAGACTTTAATATTAGCGACGGTAGTCAAATTCCCATCGAAGAACGTAACCCAGAGGAAATCTACCATGTGGGTGAAGCCACACTCACACCCCTAGGTGCGGAATTTTATAATCCAGCTTTTGATGTCACCCCCGCAGAGTTAATTACTGCCATCATCACCGAACACGGTGCTTTTGCTCCTGGTGAATTAAAAGACTTTCAGGAAAAACAAGTTAATTAG
- the crtD gene encoding C-3',4' desaturase CrtD codes for MPPKIENSQSRVVVVGAGIGGLTAAALLAHRGYDVLILDQAIVPGGCASTFERRGFTFDVGATQVAGLEPGGIHHRIFTELGLDLPPATPCDPACAVFLPGETTPINVWRDPEKWRREREKQFPGSEPFWELLAALFQASWEFQGRDPVLPPRNLWDFWQLSQAIRLSTFITVPFTLFTVGDALRLYGLGKDTRLRTFLDLQLKLYSQVSAEETALLYAATALSVSQSPQGLYHLQGSMQVLSDRLVESMERDGAKLLMRHTVEKILVEQGKTTGVVIRNQKTGETWTETADHVVANVTVQNLVQLLGEKSPPGYKQRVDNLPSPSGAFVVYLGVDASAIPPGCPPHLQFLYDASGPIGENNSLFVSVSHPGDGRAPTGKATIIASSFVDTQQWWQTSNYEQLKQQFTQEAIALLGKYFDLKPENIIHLEAATPRTFQHYTGRDRGIVGGIGQRIPTFGPFGFANRTPIPGLWLVGDSTHPGEGTAGVSYSALTVVRQIAAIKGLKNR; via the coding sequence ATGCCCCCAAAAATTGAAAATTCTCAGTCGCGTGTAGTCGTTGTGGGTGCGGGAATTGGTGGACTGACAGCAGCAGCTTTACTTGCCCATCGCGGCTATGATGTACTAATTCTCGACCAAGCGATTGTACCAGGTGGTTGTGCTTCTACCTTTGAACGTCGAGGCTTTACCTTTGATGTTGGCGCTACTCAAGTAGCAGGTTTAGAGCCAGGAGGAATTCACCACCGTATATTTACGGAGCTAGGTCTTGACCTACCCCCAGCTACACCCTGCGACCCCGCTTGTGCAGTATTTTTGCCAGGGGAAACTACACCGATTAATGTTTGGCGTGACCCAGAAAAATGGCGTAGGGAAAGGGAAAAACAATTTCCTGGCAGCGAACCTTTTTGGGAATTACTAGCAGCCCTCTTTCAAGCTAGTTGGGAGTTTCAAGGACGTGACCCGGTGTTACCTCCCCGAAATCTGTGGGACTTTTGGCAACTTAGCCAAGCTATACGTTTAAGTACCTTCATTACCGTACCCTTCACCTTATTTACGGTTGGAGATGCATTAAGACTGTACGGATTAGGCAAGGACACACGCCTACGGACATTCCTCGATTTACAATTAAAACTATATTCCCAAGTAAGTGCAGAGGAAACAGCCCTGCTCTACGCAGCCACAGCTTTAAGCGTATCCCAGTCACCCCAAGGTTTGTACCATCTTCAGGGTAGTATGCAAGTACTCAGCGATCGCCTTGTGGAATCTATGGAACGTGATGGTGCGAAATTACTCATGCGTCATACCGTGGAAAAAATTCTTGTGGAACAGGGTAAAACCACAGGAGTAGTGATTCGCAATCAAAAAACCGGAGAAACCTGGACAGAAACGGCAGACCATGTAGTAGCAAATGTCACAGTACAAAATTTAGTGCAACTTCTGGGAGAAAAATCACCCCCAGGATACAAGCAACGAGTGGACAACCTGCCATCGCCATCGGGAGCATTTGTAGTCTATCTCGGCGTGGATGCCAGCGCTATTCCCCCAGGATGTCCTCCCCATCTGCAATTTCTCTATGATGCTAGCGGACCAATTGGAGAAAACAACTCCCTCTTTGTCTCCGTTAGTCACCCCGGAGATGGACGCGCACCCACAGGAAAGGCGACAATTATCGCTTCTTCCTTTGTTGATACCCAACAGTGGTGGCAAACTTCCAACTATGAGCAGTTAAAACAGCAATTTACCCAAGAGGCGATCGCCCTCCTCGGCAAATATTTCGACCTCAAACCAGAAAACATCATCCATCTGGAAGCTGCCACACCCCGAACATTCCAACATTACACGGGTCGCGATCGCGGTATCGTTGGCGGTATTGGGCAACGTATACCTACCTTCGGACCCTTTGGTTTTGCCAATCGTACCCCCATCCCTGGTTTATGGCTAGTTGGTGACTCCACCCACCCCGGAGAAGGAACTGCGGGGGTTAGTTACTCTGCGTTGACTGTAGTCCGACAAATCGCCGCCATCAAAGGGCTAAAAAATCGCTAG
- a CDS encoding ATP-binding cassette domain-containing protein, producing the protein MTNGEVLPPKLRLEQVNWFASLMGKPQGYPILQNINLEVMVGDRLLITGKTGAGKTSLLRLLNRLNDPTSGKVYLDHQEYRHIPIQHLRHRVMLVPQESKLLGMTVQQALSYPLQLRGITAPTIQERVEQWLELLAIPRDWLERTEVQLSSGQKQLVAIARALVTQPDILLLDEPTANLDSHTASQLITLLVQLSQNHQTTILMVNHQLDLGKVFATRILKLDNSRLILNQNASEIEWQNLQVNSPHQSEDEFDF; encoded by the coding sequence ATGACTAATGGGGAAGTTTTGCCACCCAAACTGAGATTAGAACAGGTAAATTGGTTTGCCAGTTTAATGGGAAAACCCCAGGGATACCCAATTTTACAGAATATTAACCTGGAAGTGATGGTGGGCGATCGCCTACTGATTACAGGAAAAACTGGTGCAGGTAAAACTTCCCTACTGCGTCTGCTAAATCGTTTGAATGACCCCACAAGCGGTAAAGTTTATTTAGACCATCAAGAATATCGCCACATCCCTATTCAACACCTGCGACACCGGGTAATGCTTGTTCCCCAGGAAAGCAAACTATTGGGAATGACTGTACAGCAAGCTTTATCCTACCCCTTACAGCTACGGGGAATCACAGCACCAACCATTCAAGAACGAGTCGAGCAATGGCTAGAATTACTGGCAATTCCCAGAGATTGGTTAGAACGCACCGAGGTACAATTATCATCGGGTCAAAAGCAGCTAGTGGCGATCGCCCGCGCTCTAGTCACCCAACCAGACATCCTGCTCTTAGATGAACCCACAGCAAATCTCGACTCCCATACCGCATCCCAACTTATCACCCTACTTGTCCAACTATCCCAAAATCACCAAACCACTATCCTCATGGTCAATCATCAATTAGACCTAGGAAAAGTATTTGCCACCCGTATATTAAAATTAGACAACAGTCGTTTGATACTCAATCAAAATGCGTCAGAAATAGAATGGCAAAATCTCCAAGTCAATTCACCACATCAATCGGAAGACGAATTTGATTTTTAG
- a CDS encoding response regulator transcription factor, with amino-acid sequence MGSVCIEIVEGNPHLRSLLGWHLQQLDYRVHQAASIYQAREAFLSHQPTLVILDADLPDGDGVEFCRWLHRQQEPLILMLSARSNESDVVAGLKAGADDYLSKPFGMQEFLARVESLIRRKRTPVAPAYLDYGTLQIDLVQRRVRLQGEFIDLTPQEFSLLYVLAQAGGVPLSRSELLRRAWPDAIDNPRTIDTHVLSLRKKVEFDPRQPSLIQTIRNVGYRFNMEILNTNIQSIPTKLNVERFNNHRSTLTTQR; translated from the coding sequence GTGGGTTCGGTTTGTATTGAAATCGTTGAGGGGAATCCCCATCTCAGATCGTTGCTGGGCTGGCACTTGCAACAGCTTGACTATCGGGTGCATCAGGCTGCCAGTATCTATCAAGCAAGGGAAGCTTTTCTCAGTCATCAACCAACGCTTGTAATTCTTGATGCTGATCTACCAGATGGTGATGGTGTTGAGTTTTGCCGTTGGTTACATCGTCAGCAAGAACCTTTGATTTTAATGCTGTCTGCTCGCAGTAATGAATCAGATGTGGTTGCTGGTTTAAAAGCAGGTGCTGATGATTATCTGAGTAAACCTTTTGGAATGCAGGAATTTCTGGCACGGGTAGAATCTTTGATTCGCCGTAAACGCACACCTGTAGCTCCAGCATATTTAGATTACGGAACTTTACAAATTGATTTAGTCCAACGTCGTGTTCGCTTACAGGGTGAATTTATTGATTTGACTCCACAGGAGTTTAGTTTGCTTTATGTTTTGGCGCAAGCTGGGGGTGTACCATTGAGTCGTTCCGAGTTATTGCGTCGTGCTTGGCCTGATGCCATTGATAATCCACGCACCATTGATACTCACGTATTATCCTTACGGAAAAAGGTGGAATTCGATCCTCGGCAACCAAGTTTGATTCAAACTATTCGCAACGTGGGATATAGATTCAATATGGAGATTTTAAATACCAATATTCAATCTATACCAACAAAGTTAAATGTTGAAAGGTTTAATAATCACCGTTCGACATTAACGACTCAGAGATGA
- a CDS encoding DUF6761 family protein, giving the protein MLQDTQTIRYYQRLTDAFVELWNRGYRTDDMRMYLDGYLAALRHSNAIEAYLIHRLEEEATRYLYDVSNFAVAQPQPEPDYY; this is encoded by the coding sequence ATGCTCCAGGACACACAAACTATCCGCTATTACCAAAGACTAACCGACGCCTTCGTCGAATTATGGAATCGCGGTTACCGAACTGATGATATGCGGATGTATTTAGATGGTTATTTAGCCGCACTGCGACACAGCAACGCCATTGAAGCCTATCTAATCCATCGTTTAGAAGAAGAAGCAACCCGTTATTTGTACGATGTATCTAATTTTGCCGTGGCGCAACCACAACCAGAACCCGATTACTACTAA
- the grxD gene encoding Grx4 family monothiol glutaredoxin, whose product MTPELQQKIDNLIQQNKIMVFMKGTKLMPQCGFSNNVVQILNTLGVPFETVNILDDGELRQGIKEYSNWPTIPQVYINGEFIGGSDILIELYQKGELQQMVEVALAS is encoded by the coding sequence ATGACACCCGAATTACAACAAAAGATTGACAATTTAATCCAACAAAACAAAATCATGGTTTTCATGAAGGGAACCAAACTCATGCCCCAATGTGGTTTTTCTAATAACGTTGTTCAAATTCTCAACACACTGGGTGTTCCTTTTGAGACAGTGAATATTCTAGATGATGGGGAATTGCGCCAAGGAATTAAAGAGTATTCTAATTGGCCCACTATTCCCCAAGTTTATATCAATGGTGAATTTATCGGCGGCTCAGATATCCTAATTGAACTGTATCAGAAAGGTGAATTGCAACAAATGGTAGAAGTTGCCCTAGCATCCTAA
- a CDS encoding BolA family protein, translated as MISPQQVEAMIQAQLPDAQIQVQDLTGGGDHYQVTVVSSQFAGKGLVQQHQLVYGALQQAMSTEAIHALALKTFTPESFAAVNRQ; from the coding sequence ATGATTAGTCCGCAACAGGTTGAGGCAATGATTCAAGCTCAATTGCCTGATGCCCAAATACAGGTGCAAGACTTAACTGGTGGCGGTGACCACTACCAAGTTACAGTAGTCTCATCGCAGTTTGCAGGTAAAGGACTAGTGCAGCAACACCAGCTAGTTTATGGTGCTTTGCAACAAGCGATGTCCACTGAAGCTATTCACGCTCTGGCGCTGAAAACCTTTACTCCAGAATCATTTGCAGCAGTCAATCGTCAATAG